The Janthinobacterium lividum genome has a window encoding:
- a CDS encoding sugar ABC transporter substrate-binding protein, giving the protein MKRSAIAALCAGAFCFASSAFAATDLVIATVNNGHMIEMQKLSKFFEQANPDIKLKWVTLEEGVLRQRMTTDIATKGGQFDVMTIGLYETPIWGKKNWLIPIKPDAKYDIDDLLPAIREGLSGDGKLYASPFYGESSMIMYRSDLVKKAGVTLEDRPSWNQLRDVAAKLHDPANGVYGICLRGKPGWGDNMALITTMANSYGGQLFDMQWKPQFTSKPWKDAVTMYVDLMKKYGPPGAAANSFNENLALFNQGKCGIWIDATIAASFITDPKQSKVADKVAFAQSPVGVTERGANWLWIWSLAIPSSSKHPNEAQRFINWATSPDYVKLVAKETSWANVPTGTRKSTYASPEFQKVAKFAAAEGKALATTRAVQSTLPPSPYVGVQFASIPEFQVIGVAAGQQMAAALLGKVTVDQALELLQQTAEREMRKGGYYK; this is encoded by the coding sequence ATGAAACGTTCCGCCATTGCCGCGCTGTGCGCCGGCGCCTTCTGCTTCGCCTCGTCCGCCTTTGCCGCCACCGACCTGGTCATCGCGACCGTCAACAACGGCCACATGATCGAAATGCAAAAGCTCAGCAAGTTCTTCGAGCAAGCCAATCCCGACATCAAACTCAAATGGGTGACACTGGAAGAAGGTGTCTTGCGCCAGCGCATGACCACCGATATCGCCACCAAGGGCGGCCAGTTCGACGTGATGACCATCGGCCTGTATGAAACGCCCATCTGGGGCAAGAAAAACTGGCTGATCCCCATCAAGCCGGACGCCAAATACGATATCGACGACTTGCTGCCGGCCATCCGTGAAGGGCTCTCCGGCGATGGCAAGCTGTACGCGTCGCCATTCTATGGTGAAAGCTCGATGATTATGTACCGCAGCGACCTGGTGAAAAAAGCGGGCGTGACGCTCGAGGACCGTCCTTCCTGGAACCAACTGCGCGACGTGGCGGCCAAGCTGCACGATCCGGCCAACGGCGTGTACGGCATCTGCCTGCGCGGCAAGCCGGGCTGGGGCGACAACATGGCCCTGATCACCACCATGGCCAATTCCTATGGCGGCCAGCTGTTCGACATGCAATGGAAGCCGCAATTTACCAGCAAGCCGTGGAAGGATGCGGTCACCATGTATGTCGACTTGATGAAGAAATACGGCCCGCCGGGCGCGGCCGCCAACAGCTTCAATGAAAACCTGGCGCTGTTCAACCAGGGCAAATGCGGCATCTGGATCGACGCGACGATCGCCGCCTCCTTCATCACGGACCCCAAGCAAAGCAAGGTGGCCGACAAGGTGGCGTTTGCCCAGTCGCCCGTGGGCGTGACGGAGCGGGGCGCCAACTGGCTGTGGATCTGGTCGCTGGCCATTCCTTCGAGCTCGAAGCACCCGAATGAGGCGCAACGCTTCATCAACTGGGCCACGTCGCCCGACTACGTGAAACTGGTGGCCAAGGAAACGAGCTGGGCCAACGTGCCGACGGGCACGCGCAAGTCGACGTATGCCAGCCCCGAGTTCCAGAAAGTGGCGAAATTCGCCGCCGCCGAAGGCAAGGCCCTGGCCACCACGCGCGCCGTGCAAAGCACCTTGCCGCCTTCGCCGTACGTGGGTGTGCAATTCGCATCGATTCCTGAATTCCAGGTGATCGGCGTGGCGGCCGGCCAGCAGATGGCGGCAGCGCTGCTGGGCAAGGTGACGGTCGACCAGGCGCTGGAATTGTTGCAGCAGACGGCGGAAAGAGAAATGCGTAAAGGCGGTTATTACAAATAA
- a CDS encoding sugar ABC transporter permease yields MKRIIPRTLLTPAVVAVSVISVIPLLITLYYAFVRYSMLDPSGHPFHGLANFHFFFTDASFLPALQNTFTLLFSVMLITVALGTALGLLINEAFPGRAIVRVLLISPFLIMPAVNALMWKNMLLNPIYGLFAQISLFFGATPVDWLSAHPLFSIIMMVSWQWLPFACLIFMTALQSMDREQLEAARMDGATYLQQLRYLYIPHLGRAVSVVLMIEMIFLLSIFAEIFTTTGGGPGFDTTTITFMIYQQALLSYDVGAASAGALFAVLIANIAAFFLMRVIGKNLSK; encoded by the coding sequence ATGAAACGCATTATCCCCCGGACTTTGCTGACGCCGGCCGTGGTTGCCGTCTCCGTCATTTCCGTGATTCCGCTGTTGATCACGCTGTATTACGCGTTCGTGCGCTATTCCATGCTCGATCCGAGCGGCCATCCTTTCCATGGCCTGGCCAATTTCCACTTTTTCTTTACCGATGCCTCGTTTCTGCCCGCGTTGCAGAATACGTTTACCCTGCTGTTTTCCGTGATGCTGATCACGGTGGCGCTGGGCACGGCGCTGGGGCTGCTGATCAATGAAGCGTTCCCGGGGCGCGCCATCGTGCGCGTGCTGCTGATCTCGCCGTTTCTCATCATGCCGGCGGTCAATGCGCTGATGTGGAAGAACATGCTGCTCAACCCGATCTACGGCCTGTTTGCGCAGATCAGCCTGTTCTTTGGCGCCACGCCCGTCGACTGGCTGTCGGCCCACCCCCTGTTTTCCATCATCATGATGGTCTCGTGGCAATGGCTGCCATTCGCCTGCCTGATCTTCATGACGGCCCTGCAATCGATGGACCGCGAACAGCTGGAAGCGGCGCGCATGGATGGCGCCACGTATCTGCAGCAGTTGCGCTACCTCTACATTCCCCACCTGGGCCGCGCCGTCTCCGTGGTGCTGATGATCGAGATGATCTTTTTGCTGTCCATTTTTGCGGAAATCTTTACCACCACGGGCGGCGGTCCCGGTTTTGACACGACCACCATCACTTTCATGATTTATCAGCAGGCACTGCTGTCGTATGACGTGGGAGCGGCTTCGGCCGGCGCCCTGTTCGCCGTGCTCATCGCCAACATCGCCGCCTTCTTCTTGATGCGCGTCATCGGCAAGAATTTGTCGAAATAA
- a CDS encoding carbohydrate porin, with the protein MNRTALKTLPALLLAIASASALADPMYPGDAEGFHGYLRAGAGSNTSGGGGSQGCFGLGGNTMKYRLGNECDAYTEFGYTKSVAKSGGVNYLATIWVNAYAPNSDFGDNKLGIVKAYVEAQGLDFLNGGTAWIGKRFYYRPDIHMLDLQYINMNGTGAGLDRIPAGPGKFSYAFFKDNDIKIALPTGGVNTKSAVRQNFIFGEIPVNENGTLDLAATYIIGEGKDDALTGKRNNGWQLSAFHRQGKVFGGGNTFGVQYGVGPGTGKGAQFGASGDTNFGSDVKRTRVFNDMAIQPMANFGMEFVALWQKDESNANGSSTWTSVGVRPVYAFTDNFKLVGELGTDRVTQAGGLPAKRLTKLTIAPTISAGPGLWSRPELRAFVTYGKWNDAATASVNASNNGGPIYNNNTSGTSYGFQVETWF; encoded by the coding sequence ATGAATCGCACTGCACTGAAAACCTTACCTGCCCTGCTCCTGGCCATCGCCAGCGCTTCCGCCCTTGCCGACCCAATGTACCCAGGTGATGCTGAAGGCTTCCATGGCTACCTGCGCGCTGGCGCCGGCAGCAATACTTCGGGCGGTGGCGGTTCCCAAGGCTGCTTCGGCTTGGGTGGCAATACCATGAAATACCGTCTGGGCAATGAGTGCGACGCCTACACGGAATTCGGCTACACCAAGTCCGTCGCCAAGTCCGGCGGCGTGAACTACCTGGCCACCATCTGGGTCAACGCCTACGCGCCAAATTCGGATTTCGGCGACAACAAGCTGGGCATCGTCAAAGCCTATGTCGAAGCGCAGGGACTCGACTTCCTGAACGGCGGCACGGCCTGGATCGGTAAACGCTTCTACTACCGTCCTGACATCCACATGCTGGATCTGCAATACATCAACATGAACGGCACGGGCGCCGGCCTGGACCGCATTCCTGCCGGTCCCGGTAAATTCTCGTACGCCTTCTTCAAGGACAACGACATCAAGATCGCGTTGCCGACCGGTGGCGTCAACACCAAATCGGCCGTGCGCCAGAACTTCATCTTTGGCGAGATTCCCGTCAATGAAAACGGCACCCTGGACCTGGCCGCGACCTACATCATCGGCGAAGGCAAGGATGACGCCCTCACGGGCAAGCGCAATAACGGCTGGCAGCTGTCGGCCTTCCACCGCCAAGGTAAAGTGTTTGGCGGCGGCAACACCTTCGGCGTGCAGTACGGCGTCGGTCCTGGCACGGGCAAGGGCGCGCAGTTCGGCGCTTCGGGTGACACCAATTTCGGTTCGGACGTGAAACGCACGCGCGTCTTCAATGACATGGCGATCCAGCCGATGGCCAACTTCGGCATGGAATTCGTCGCCCTGTGGCAAAAAGACGAGTCGAACGCCAACGGTTCCTCGACCTGGACCTCGGTCGGCGTGCGTCCTGTGTACGCATTCACCGACAACTTCAAGCTGGTGGGCGAACTGGGCACGGACCGCGTGACGCAAGCGGGCGGCCTGCCAGCCAAGCGTTTGACCAAGCTGACCATCGCACCGACGATCTCCGCCGGCCCTGGCCTGTGGTCGCGTCCTGAACTGCGCGCTTTCGTGACGTACGGCAAATGGAACGATGCGGCTACCGCCTCGGTCAACGCGTCGAACAACGGCGGCCCGATCTATAACAACAATACCAGCGGCACCTCCTATGGTTTCCAGGTAGAAACCTGGTTCTAA